Proteins from a genomic interval of Oncorhynchus nerka isolate Pitt River linkage group LG13, Oner_Uvic_2.0, whole genome shotgun sequence:
- the LOC115125847 gene encoding transcription factor 21-like produces MSTGSLSDVDDELLDGILKFGSSGKDSGTSNESTGESSNCEGGSANDKTARGKKRKTGSGRKTALNGVAHDGGGKQPQRNAANARERARMRVLSKAFSRLKTTLPWVPPDTKLSKLDTLRLASSYIAHLRQILANDKYENGFIHPVNLTWPFMVAGKPENDLKEMLNTTRLCGTTAS; encoded by the exons ATGTCCACTGGGTCGCTTAGCGACGTTGACGACGAGCTCCTGGACGGGATCCTGAAGTTCGGCTCTTCCGGTAAAGACTCCGGTACGTCGAACGAGAGTACCGGGGAGAGTTCGAACTGCGAAGGCGGCTCGGCCAACGACAAAACAGCCCGGGGAAAGAAACGGAAAACAGGGTCAGGTAGGAAAACCGCGCTGAATGGCGTGGCGCACGATGGGGGCGGCAAGCAGCCGCAGAGGAACGCGGCCAACGCACGGGAGAGGGCAAGGATGCGCGTGCTATCCAAAGCGTTTTCCCGTTTGAAGACGACTTTACCGTGGGTCCCGCCGGACACCAAGCTCTCCAAACTGGACACACTTCGCCTCGCCTCGAGCTACATAGCCCATCTACGGCAGATCCTCGCCAACGACAAATACGAGAACGGATTTATCCACCCGGTGAACCTG acGTGGCCCTTCATGGTCGCCGGGAAACCGGAGAATGATTTGAAAGAGATGCTCAACACCACCCGGTTGTGTGGAACAACCGCCTCGTGA